The following proteins are co-located in the Bombus pascuorum chromosome 3, iyBomPasc1.1, whole genome shotgun sequence genome:
- the LOC132904817 gene encoding serine/threonine-protein kinase tousled-like 2 isoform X3: MTDNCWNSGGGAGVKMEHFQATLDPRKQELLEARFLGARMSAGSQIQMAPQSTVNSGQSVHSQDSNMSTGSSHSDKEVDPNTPEKVPRTPSERKRKRKADDGGGGVTGGPIGSKGSRSVAALENKKINEYFSKHHLGNSPIRHGGAKSPSPQQGYPMYPPSPQQLLSPQVTTPNSSVAEFSSLMQPPRPHPQPPPPPPPASTQPAGSMVSKQVQTELTCQRIQEFETQASSDLELRNNKIDELNRTTDELRHQMANQQKLIEQHKSHINKCIDVVKKLLKEKSNIEKKEARQKCMQNRLRLGQFVTQRVGATFQENWTDGYAFQELARRQEEIATEREEIDKQKKLLLKKRPSNSETGRKRSQPQPSLHNGTEATFLKPDAVPGSYTWQEYYEADEILKLRQSALKKEDADLQLEMEKLERERNLHIRELKRIHNEDQSRFNSHPVLNERYLLLMLLGKGGFSEVHKAFDLKEQRYVACKVHQLNKDWKEDKKANYIKHALREYNIHKALDHPRVVKLYDVFEIDANSFCTVLEYCDGHDLDFYLKQHKTIPEREARSIVMQVVSALKYLNEIKPPVIHYDLKPGNILLTEGNVCGEIKITDFGLSKVMDEENYNPDHGMDLTSQGAGTYWYLPPECFVIGKNPPKISSKVDVWSVGVIFYQCLYGKKPFGHNQSQATILEENTILKATEVQFANKPTVSNEAKSFIRSCLAYRKEERIDVLTLARHEYLQPPVPKHGRQANNQQQQQQQQQIQQQQQTSFSIGMFSGMNASSSS, encoded by the exons ATGACTGATAACTGTTGGAATTCTGGTGGTG GCGCTGGCGTCAAGATGGAGCACTTTCAGGCCACCCTGGACCCAAGGAAGCAGGAGTTATTGGAGGCCCGCTTTCTCGGAGCACGG atGTCTGCTGGGTCACAAATTCAGATGGCACCTCAATCAACTGTAAACTCTGGTCAGTCAGTTCATAGTCAAGACTCGAACATGAGCACTG GCTCATCACATAGTGATAAGGAGGTAGATCCAAATACTCCAGAAAAGGTACCAAGAACTCCTTcggaaaggaaaaggaaacgtaAAGCTGATGATGGAGGTGGGGGAGTTACTGGGGGACCTATAGGAAGCAAGGGGTCTAGATCTGTTGCTgctcttgaaaataaaaaaataaacgagtatTTTTCAAAGCATCATTTGGGTAATAGCCCCATTCGGCATGGGGGTGCTAAAAGTCCTTCACCTCAACAGGGATATCCTatg taTCCACCATCGCCTCAACAACTCCTTTCACCACAAGTAACAACACCCAATTCTTCAGTGGCAGAATTTTCTTCACTGATGCAGCCGCCAAGACCTCATCCTCAacctccacctcctcctccaccAGCCTCAACACAACCTGCAGGCTCGATGGTCAGCAAGCAGGTGCAG ACAGAACTTACTTGCCAGAGGATACAAGAATTTGAAACTCAAGCCTCTTCAGACTTAGAATTACGTAACAATAAAATTGATGAATTAAATAGA acAACTGATGAACTTAGGCATCAAATGGCTaatcaacaaaaattaattgaacagCACAAATCTCATATAAATAAGTGTATAGATGTTGTAAAGAAgctattaaaagaaaaatcaaacataGAAAAAAAGGAGGCTAGGCAAAAGTGTATGCAAAATAGACTGAGGTTGGGTCAATTCGTAACTCAAAGGGTGGGTGCAACGTTTCAAGAAAATTGGACGGATGGTTATGCGTTTCAAGAATTAGCTCGACGGCAAGAAGAAATCGCAACTGAACGAGAAGAAATTGATAAACAAAAAAAGCTATTACTCAAAAAAAGGCCATCGAACAGTGAAACTGGTAGGAAACGTAGTCAGCCTCAACCTTCTTTGCATAATGGCACAGAAGCTACATTCTTAAAGCCAGATGCAGTACCTGGATCTTATACATGGCAAGAGTATTATGAAGCTGATGAAATACTCaag TTAAGACAAAGTGCgttgaaaaaagaagacgCTGATCTGCAATTAGAAATGGAAAAACTCGAAAGAGAACGAAACTTGCACATTAGAGAACTGAAACGTATTCACAACGAGGACCAATCGAGATTCAATTCTCATCCTGTATTGAATGAACGTTACCTTTTATTAATGTTGTTAGGAAAAGGTGGCTTCAGCGAAGTGCATAAG GCATTTGACTTAAAAGAGCAACGATATGTCGCTTGTAAAGTGCATCAACTAAATAAAGACTGGAAAGAAGATAAGAAAGCTAATTATATTAA GCATGCGTTACGagaatacaatatacataaagCTCTTGATCATCCTCGTGTTGTGAAATTGTATGATGTGTTTGAAATTGACGCCAATTCTTTTTGTACTGTCTTGGAATATTGTGATGGCCATGATTTAGATTTTTATCTTAAGCAG caTAAGACTATACCTGAAAGAGAAGCAAGATCTATTGTTATGCAAGTTGTATCTGCATTAAAGTACCTCAATGAAATAAAACCCCCAGTCATACATTATGATTTAAAGCCTG gtaatatattattaactgAAGGTAATGTTTGTGGTGAAATAAAGATAACAGATTTTGGGTTAAGTAAAGTAATGGATGAGGAAAATTATAATCCAGACCATGGAATGGATTTAACATCTCAAGGAGCTGGTACCTATTG gtACCTACCACCAGAGTGTTTTGTTATTGGTAAAAATCCTCCAAAAATATCATCGAAAGTTGATGTTTGGAGTGTAGGagttatattttatcagtGTCTATATGGCAAAAAG CCTTTTGGACATAATCAATCGCAAGCTACAATTTTAGAAGAGAATACAATTTTGAAAGCCACTGAAGTTCAATTTGCAAATAAACCAACTGTTAGCAACGAAGCAAAG AGTTTCATAAGAAGTTGCCTAGCATATAGGAAAGAAGAGCGCATAGATGTGTTGACATTAGCTAGACATGAATATCTACAACCTCCAGTGCCAAAACATGGCCGTCAAGCGAATAAtcagcaacaacagcaacaacaacaacagattcagcagcagcaacaaacCTCATTTAGTATTGGCATGTTTAGTGGTATGAACGCGTCAAGCAGTTCGTAG
- the LOC132904817 gene encoding serine/threonine-protein kinase tousled-like 2 isoform X4: MGLHHRLSWKMSAGSQIQMAPQSTVNSGQSVHSQDSNMSTGSSHSDKEVDPNTPEKVPRTPSERKRKRKADDGGGGVTGGPIGSKGSRSVAALENKKINEYFSKHHLGNSPIRHGGAKSPSPQQGYPMYPPSPQQLLSPQVTTPNSSVAEFSSLMQPPRPHPQPPPPPPPASTQPAGSMVSKQVQVRPTNLSRTSQVRQAKTNTPNTELTCQRIQEFETQASSDLELRNNKIDELNRTTDELRHQMANQQKLIEQHKSHINKCIDVVKKLLKEKSNIEKKEARQKCMQNRLRLGQFVTQRVGATFQENWTDGYAFQELARRQEEIATEREEIDKQKKLLLKKRPSNSETGRKRSQPQPSLHNGTEATFLKPDAVPGSYTWQEYYEADEILKLRQSALKKEDADLQLEMEKLERERNLHIRELKRIHNEDQSRFNSHPVLNERYLLLMLLGKGGFSEVHKAFDLKEQRYVACKVHQLNKDWKEDKKANYIKHALREYNIHKALDHPRVVKLYDVFEIDANSFCTVLEYCDGHDLDFYLKQHKTIPEREARSIVMQVVSALKYLNEIKPPVIHYDLKPGNILLTEGNVCGEIKITDFGLSKVMDEENYNPDHGMDLTSQGAGTYWYLPPECFVIGKNPPKISSKVDVWSVGVIFYQCLYGKKPFGHNQSQATILEENTILKATEVQFANKPTVSNEAKSFIRSCLAYRKEERIDVLTLARHEYLQPPVPKHGRQANNQQQQQQQQQIQQQQQTSFSIGMFSGMNASSSS, translated from the exons ATGGGGCTCCACCATAGGCTATCCTGGAAG atGTCTGCTGGGTCACAAATTCAGATGGCACCTCAATCAACTGTAAACTCTGGTCAGTCAGTTCATAGTCAAGACTCGAACATGAGCACTG GCTCATCACATAGTGATAAGGAGGTAGATCCAAATACTCCAGAAAAGGTACCAAGAACTCCTTcggaaaggaaaaggaaacgtaAAGCTGATGATGGAGGTGGGGGAGTTACTGGGGGACCTATAGGAAGCAAGGGGTCTAGATCTGTTGCTgctcttgaaaataaaaaaataaacgagtatTTTTCAAAGCATCATTTGGGTAATAGCCCCATTCGGCATGGGGGTGCTAAAAGTCCTTCACCTCAACAGGGATATCCTatg taTCCACCATCGCCTCAACAACTCCTTTCACCACAAGTAACAACACCCAATTCTTCAGTGGCAGAATTTTCTTCACTGATGCAGCCGCCAAGACCTCATCCTCAacctccacctcctcctccaccAGCCTCAACACAACCTGCAGGCTCGATGGTCAGCAAGCAGGTGCAGGTAAGGCCTACCAACCTCAGTAGGACAAGCCAGGTCAGGCAAGCGAAGACTAACACCCCAAAT ACAGAACTTACTTGCCAGAGGATACAAGAATTTGAAACTCAAGCCTCTTCAGACTTAGAATTACGTAACAATAAAATTGATGAATTAAATAGA acAACTGATGAACTTAGGCATCAAATGGCTaatcaacaaaaattaattgaacagCACAAATCTCATATAAATAAGTGTATAGATGTTGTAAAGAAgctattaaaagaaaaatcaaacataGAAAAAAAGGAGGCTAGGCAAAAGTGTATGCAAAATAGACTGAGGTTGGGTCAATTCGTAACTCAAAGGGTGGGTGCAACGTTTCAAGAAAATTGGACGGATGGTTATGCGTTTCAAGAATTAGCTCGACGGCAAGAAGAAATCGCAACTGAACGAGAAGAAATTGATAAACAAAAAAAGCTATTACTCAAAAAAAGGCCATCGAACAGTGAAACTGGTAGGAAACGTAGTCAGCCTCAACCTTCTTTGCATAATGGCACAGAAGCTACATTCTTAAAGCCAGATGCAGTACCTGGATCTTATACATGGCAAGAGTATTATGAAGCTGATGAAATACTCaag TTAAGACAAAGTGCgttgaaaaaagaagacgCTGATCTGCAATTAGAAATGGAAAAACTCGAAAGAGAACGAAACTTGCACATTAGAGAACTGAAACGTATTCACAACGAGGACCAATCGAGATTCAATTCTCATCCTGTATTGAATGAACGTTACCTTTTATTAATGTTGTTAGGAAAAGGTGGCTTCAGCGAAGTGCATAAG GCATTTGACTTAAAAGAGCAACGATATGTCGCTTGTAAAGTGCATCAACTAAATAAAGACTGGAAAGAAGATAAGAAAGCTAATTATATTAA GCATGCGTTACGagaatacaatatacataaagCTCTTGATCATCCTCGTGTTGTGAAATTGTATGATGTGTTTGAAATTGACGCCAATTCTTTTTGTACTGTCTTGGAATATTGTGATGGCCATGATTTAGATTTTTATCTTAAGCAG caTAAGACTATACCTGAAAGAGAAGCAAGATCTATTGTTATGCAAGTTGTATCTGCATTAAAGTACCTCAATGAAATAAAACCCCCAGTCATACATTATGATTTAAAGCCTG gtaatatattattaactgAAGGTAATGTTTGTGGTGAAATAAAGATAACAGATTTTGGGTTAAGTAAAGTAATGGATGAGGAAAATTATAATCCAGACCATGGAATGGATTTAACATCTCAAGGAGCTGGTACCTATTG gtACCTACCACCAGAGTGTTTTGTTATTGGTAAAAATCCTCCAAAAATATCATCGAAAGTTGATGTTTGGAGTGTAGGagttatattttatcagtGTCTATATGGCAAAAAG CCTTTTGGACATAATCAATCGCAAGCTACAATTTTAGAAGAGAATACAATTTTGAAAGCCACTGAAGTTCAATTTGCAAATAAACCAACTGTTAGCAACGAAGCAAAG AGTTTCATAAGAAGTTGCCTAGCATATAGGAAAGAAGAGCGCATAGATGTGTTGACATTAGCTAGACATGAATATCTACAACCTCCAGTGCCAAAACATGGCCGTCAAGCGAATAAtcagcaacaacagcaacaacaacaacagattcagcagcagcaacaaacCTCATTTAGTATTGGCATGTTTAGTGGTATGAACGCGTCAAGCAGTTCGTAG
- the LOC132904817 gene encoding serine/threonine-protein kinase tousled-like 2 isoform X1: protein MTDNCWNSGGGAGVKMEHFQATLDPRKQELLEARFLGARMSAGSQIQMAPQSTVNSGQSVHSQDSNMSTGSSHSDKEVDPNTPEKVPRTPSERKRKRKADDGGGGVTGGPIGSKGSRSVAALENKKINEYFSKHHLGNSPIRHGGAKSPSPQQGYPMYPPSPQQLLSPQVTTPNSSVAEFSSLMQPPRPHPQPPPPPPPASTQPAGSMVSKQVQVRPTNLSRTSQVRQAKTNTPNTELTCQRIQEFETQASSDLELRNNKIDELNRTTDELRHQMANQQKLIEQHKSHINKCIDVVKKLLKEKSNIEKKEARQKCMQNRLRLGQFVTQRVGATFQENWTDGYAFQELARRQEEIATEREEIDKQKKLLLKKRPSNSETGRKRSQPQPSLHNGTEATFLKPDAVPGSYTWQEYYEADEILKLRQSALKKEDADLQLEMEKLERERNLHIRELKRIHNEDQSRFNSHPVLNERYLLLMLLGKGGFSEVHKAFDLKEQRYVACKVHQLNKDWKEDKKANYIKHALREYNIHKALDHPRVVKLYDVFEIDANSFCTVLEYCDGHDLDFYLKQHKTIPEREARSIVMQVVSALKYLNEIKPPVIHYDLKPGNILLTEGNVCGEIKITDFGLSKVMDEENYNPDHGMDLTSQGAGTYWYLPPECFVIGKNPPKISSKVDVWSVGVIFYQCLYGKKPFGHNQSQATILEENTILKATEVQFANKPTVSNEAKSFIRSCLAYRKEERIDVLTLARHEYLQPPVPKHGRQANNQQQQQQQQQIQQQQQTSFSIGMFSGMNASSSS, encoded by the exons ATGACTGATAACTGTTGGAATTCTGGTGGTG GCGCTGGCGTCAAGATGGAGCACTTTCAGGCCACCCTGGACCCAAGGAAGCAGGAGTTATTGGAGGCCCGCTTTCTCGGAGCACGG atGTCTGCTGGGTCACAAATTCAGATGGCACCTCAATCAACTGTAAACTCTGGTCAGTCAGTTCATAGTCAAGACTCGAACATGAGCACTG GCTCATCACATAGTGATAAGGAGGTAGATCCAAATACTCCAGAAAAGGTACCAAGAACTCCTTcggaaaggaaaaggaaacgtaAAGCTGATGATGGAGGTGGGGGAGTTACTGGGGGACCTATAGGAAGCAAGGGGTCTAGATCTGTTGCTgctcttgaaaataaaaaaataaacgagtatTTTTCAAAGCATCATTTGGGTAATAGCCCCATTCGGCATGGGGGTGCTAAAAGTCCTTCACCTCAACAGGGATATCCTatg taTCCACCATCGCCTCAACAACTCCTTTCACCACAAGTAACAACACCCAATTCTTCAGTGGCAGAATTTTCTTCACTGATGCAGCCGCCAAGACCTCATCCTCAacctccacctcctcctccaccAGCCTCAACACAACCTGCAGGCTCGATGGTCAGCAAGCAGGTGCAGGTAAGGCCTACCAACCTCAGTAGGACAAGCCAGGTCAGGCAAGCGAAGACTAACACCCCAAAT ACAGAACTTACTTGCCAGAGGATACAAGAATTTGAAACTCAAGCCTCTTCAGACTTAGAATTACGTAACAATAAAATTGATGAATTAAATAGA acAACTGATGAACTTAGGCATCAAATGGCTaatcaacaaaaattaattgaacagCACAAATCTCATATAAATAAGTGTATAGATGTTGTAAAGAAgctattaaaagaaaaatcaaacataGAAAAAAAGGAGGCTAGGCAAAAGTGTATGCAAAATAGACTGAGGTTGGGTCAATTCGTAACTCAAAGGGTGGGTGCAACGTTTCAAGAAAATTGGACGGATGGTTATGCGTTTCAAGAATTAGCTCGACGGCAAGAAGAAATCGCAACTGAACGAGAAGAAATTGATAAACAAAAAAAGCTATTACTCAAAAAAAGGCCATCGAACAGTGAAACTGGTAGGAAACGTAGTCAGCCTCAACCTTCTTTGCATAATGGCACAGAAGCTACATTCTTAAAGCCAGATGCAGTACCTGGATCTTATACATGGCAAGAGTATTATGAAGCTGATGAAATACTCaag TTAAGACAAAGTGCgttgaaaaaagaagacgCTGATCTGCAATTAGAAATGGAAAAACTCGAAAGAGAACGAAACTTGCACATTAGAGAACTGAAACGTATTCACAACGAGGACCAATCGAGATTCAATTCTCATCCTGTATTGAATGAACGTTACCTTTTATTAATGTTGTTAGGAAAAGGTGGCTTCAGCGAAGTGCATAAG GCATTTGACTTAAAAGAGCAACGATATGTCGCTTGTAAAGTGCATCAACTAAATAAAGACTGGAAAGAAGATAAGAAAGCTAATTATATTAA GCATGCGTTACGagaatacaatatacataaagCTCTTGATCATCCTCGTGTTGTGAAATTGTATGATGTGTTTGAAATTGACGCCAATTCTTTTTGTACTGTCTTGGAATATTGTGATGGCCATGATTTAGATTTTTATCTTAAGCAG caTAAGACTATACCTGAAAGAGAAGCAAGATCTATTGTTATGCAAGTTGTATCTGCATTAAAGTACCTCAATGAAATAAAACCCCCAGTCATACATTATGATTTAAAGCCTG gtaatatattattaactgAAGGTAATGTTTGTGGTGAAATAAAGATAACAGATTTTGGGTTAAGTAAAGTAATGGATGAGGAAAATTATAATCCAGACCATGGAATGGATTTAACATCTCAAGGAGCTGGTACCTATTG gtACCTACCACCAGAGTGTTTTGTTATTGGTAAAAATCCTCCAAAAATATCATCGAAAGTTGATGTTTGGAGTGTAGGagttatattttatcagtGTCTATATGGCAAAAAG CCTTTTGGACATAATCAATCGCAAGCTACAATTTTAGAAGAGAATACAATTTTGAAAGCCACTGAAGTTCAATTTGCAAATAAACCAACTGTTAGCAACGAAGCAAAG AGTTTCATAAGAAGTTGCCTAGCATATAGGAAAGAAGAGCGCATAGATGTGTTGACATTAGCTAGACATGAATATCTACAACCTCCAGTGCCAAAACATGGCCGTCAAGCGAATAAtcagcaacaacagcaacaacaacaacagattcagcagcagcaacaaacCTCATTTAGTATTGGCATGTTTAGTGGTATGAACGCGTCAAGCAGTTCGTAG
- the LOC132904817 gene encoding serine/threonine-protein kinase tousled-like 2 isoform X2, giving the protein MTYVSSRLSLLFIEGSLPSGYIWCVCRKMSAGSQIQMAPQSTVNSGQSVHSQDSNMSTGSSHSDKEVDPNTPEKVPRTPSERKRKRKADDGGGGVTGGPIGSKGSRSVAALENKKINEYFSKHHLGNSPIRHGGAKSPSPQQGYPMYPPSPQQLLSPQVTTPNSSVAEFSSLMQPPRPHPQPPPPPPPASTQPAGSMVSKQVQVRPTNLSRTSQVRQAKTNTPNTELTCQRIQEFETQASSDLELRNNKIDELNRTTDELRHQMANQQKLIEQHKSHINKCIDVVKKLLKEKSNIEKKEARQKCMQNRLRLGQFVTQRVGATFQENWTDGYAFQELARRQEEIATEREEIDKQKKLLLKKRPSNSETGRKRSQPQPSLHNGTEATFLKPDAVPGSYTWQEYYEADEILKLRQSALKKEDADLQLEMEKLERERNLHIRELKRIHNEDQSRFNSHPVLNERYLLLMLLGKGGFSEVHKAFDLKEQRYVACKVHQLNKDWKEDKKANYIKHALREYNIHKALDHPRVVKLYDVFEIDANSFCTVLEYCDGHDLDFYLKQHKTIPEREARSIVMQVVSALKYLNEIKPPVIHYDLKPGNILLTEGNVCGEIKITDFGLSKVMDEENYNPDHGMDLTSQGAGTYWYLPPECFVIGKNPPKISSKVDVWSVGVIFYQCLYGKKPFGHNQSQATILEENTILKATEVQFANKPTVSNEAKSFIRSCLAYRKEERIDVLTLARHEYLQPPVPKHGRQANNQQQQQQQQQIQQQQQTSFSIGMFSGMNASSSS; this is encoded by the exons ATGACGTATGTGTCGTCGCGGTTATCGTTGTTGTTCATTGAAGGCAGTTTGCCTAGCGGCTACATTTGGTGCGTATGCAGAAAA atGTCTGCTGGGTCACAAATTCAGATGGCACCTCAATCAACTGTAAACTCTGGTCAGTCAGTTCATAGTCAAGACTCGAACATGAGCACTG GCTCATCACATAGTGATAAGGAGGTAGATCCAAATACTCCAGAAAAGGTACCAAGAACTCCTTcggaaaggaaaaggaaacgtaAAGCTGATGATGGAGGTGGGGGAGTTACTGGGGGACCTATAGGAAGCAAGGGGTCTAGATCTGTTGCTgctcttgaaaataaaaaaataaacgagtatTTTTCAAAGCATCATTTGGGTAATAGCCCCATTCGGCATGGGGGTGCTAAAAGTCCTTCACCTCAACAGGGATATCCTatg taTCCACCATCGCCTCAACAACTCCTTTCACCACAAGTAACAACACCCAATTCTTCAGTGGCAGAATTTTCTTCACTGATGCAGCCGCCAAGACCTCATCCTCAacctccacctcctcctccaccAGCCTCAACACAACCTGCAGGCTCGATGGTCAGCAAGCAGGTGCAGGTAAGGCCTACCAACCTCAGTAGGACAAGCCAGGTCAGGCAAGCGAAGACTAACACCCCAAAT ACAGAACTTACTTGCCAGAGGATACAAGAATTTGAAACTCAAGCCTCTTCAGACTTAGAATTACGTAACAATAAAATTGATGAATTAAATAGA acAACTGATGAACTTAGGCATCAAATGGCTaatcaacaaaaattaattgaacagCACAAATCTCATATAAATAAGTGTATAGATGTTGTAAAGAAgctattaaaagaaaaatcaaacataGAAAAAAAGGAGGCTAGGCAAAAGTGTATGCAAAATAGACTGAGGTTGGGTCAATTCGTAACTCAAAGGGTGGGTGCAACGTTTCAAGAAAATTGGACGGATGGTTATGCGTTTCAAGAATTAGCTCGACGGCAAGAAGAAATCGCAACTGAACGAGAAGAAATTGATAAACAAAAAAAGCTATTACTCAAAAAAAGGCCATCGAACAGTGAAACTGGTAGGAAACGTAGTCAGCCTCAACCTTCTTTGCATAATGGCACAGAAGCTACATTCTTAAAGCCAGATGCAGTACCTGGATCTTATACATGGCAAGAGTATTATGAAGCTGATGAAATACTCaag TTAAGACAAAGTGCgttgaaaaaagaagacgCTGATCTGCAATTAGAAATGGAAAAACTCGAAAGAGAACGAAACTTGCACATTAGAGAACTGAAACGTATTCACAACGAGGACCAATCGAGATTCAATTCTCATCCTGTATTGAATGAACGTTACCTTTTATTAATGTTGTTAGGAAAAGGTGGCTTCAGCGAAGTGCATAAG GCATTTGACTTAAAAGAGCAACGATATGTCGCTTGTAAAGTGCATCAACTAAATAAAGACTGGAAAGAAGATAAGAAAGCTAATTATATTAA GCATGCGTTACGagaatacaatatacataaagCTCTTGATCATCCTCGTGTTGTGAAATTGTATGATGTGTTTGAAATTGACGCCAATTCTTTTTGTACTGTCTTGGAATATTGTGATGGCCATGATTTAGATTTTTATCTTAAGCAG caTAAGACTATACCTGAAAGAGAAGCAAGATCTATTGTTATGCAAGTTGTATCTGCATTAAAGTACCTCAATGAAATAAAACCCCCAGTCATACATTATGATTTAAAGCCTG gtaatatattattaactgAAGGTAATGTTTGTGGTGAAATAAAGATAACAGATTTTGGGTTAAGTAAAGTAATGGATGAGGAAAATTATAATCCAGACCATGGAATGGATTTAACATCTCAAGGAGCTGGTACCTATTG gtACCTACCACCAGAGTGTTTTGTTATTGGTAAAAATCCTCCAAAAATATCATCGAAAGTTGATGTTTGGAGTGTAGGagttatattttatcagtGTCTATATGGCAAAAAG CCTTTTGGACATAATCAATCGCAAGCTACAATTTTAGAAGAGAATACAATTTTGAAAGCCACTGAAGTTCAATTTGCAAATAAACCAACTGTTAGCAACGAAGCAAAG AGTTTCATAAGAAGTTGCCTAGCATATAGGAAAGAAGAGCGCATAGATGTGTTGACATTAGCTAGACATGAATATCTACAACCTCCAGTGCCAAAACATGGCCGTCAAGCGAATAAtcagcaacaacagcaacaacaacaacagattcagcagcagcaacaaacCTCATTTAGTATTGGCATGTTTAGTGGTATGAACGCGTCAAGCAGTTCGTAG